Proteins encoded together in one Oceanobacillus iheyensis HTE831 window:
- the glpX gene encoding class II fructose-bisphosphatase, which translates to MERSLSMELVRVTEAAALQSARWMGRGVKDEADDAATTAMRTVFDTIPMEGTVVIGEGEMDEAPMLYIGEKLGTGDGPGVDVAVDPLEGTEIVAQGTWNALAVIAIADRGTLLHAPDMYMEKIAVGPDAIGKIDINAPVVDNLKAVAKAKNKSIEDVVATVLDRPRHQKLIDKIRASGARIKLIPNGDVAAAINTAFDDTGVDILLGSGGAPEGVLAAAALKCLGGELQGKLVPSNDDEIKRCHDMGITDLNKVFYMNDFCSGDDAIFAATGVTDGELLKGVQFKGKKATTSTLVMRARSGTVRFIDGTHSLQKKPDLVIKP; encoded by the coding sequence ATGGAAAGAAGTTTATCAATGGAACTAGTACGTGTAACCGAGGCGGCAGCATTACAATCTGCTCGTTGGATGGGTAGAGGAGTAAAAGATGAAGCTGATGACGCTGCAACTACTGCGATGCGTACGGTGTTTGATACCATTCCAATGGAAGGTACCGTAGTAATTGGCGAAGGAGAAATGGACGAAGCCCCAATGCTTTATATTGGAGAAAAGTTAGGCACTGGGGACGGTCCAGGAGTAGATGTTGCCGTAGATCCATTAGAAGGTACTGAAATAGTTGCTCAAGGAACGTGGAATGCCCTAGCTGTTATTGCTATTGCAGATAGAGGGACATTACTGCATGCGCCAGATATGTATATGGAAAAAATTGCAGTAGGCCCCGATGCGATAGGTAAAATTGATATAAATGCTCCAGTAGTTGATAACCTTAAAGCAGTAGCAAAGGCAAAAAATAAATCGATTGAAGATGTAGTAGCTACAGTTCTTGATCGCCCACGTCATCAAAAACTTATAGATAAAATTCGTGCTTCTGGTGCAAGAATTAAATTGATTCCTAATGGAGATGTAGCAGCAGCAATCAATACTGCTTTTGATGATACAGGTGTGGATATACTATTAGGATCTGGTGGTGCACCAGAGGGTGTTTTAGCAGCTGCAGCGTTAAAATGTTTAGGTGGAGAACTTCAAGGGAAGTTAGTACCATCGAATGATGATGAAATTAAACGATGTCATGATATGGGTATCACTGATTTAAATAAAGTATTTTACATGAATGACTTTTGTAGCGGAGACGATGCTATTTTTGCAGCCACTGGTGTTACAGATGGAGAGTTATTAAAAGGAGTTCAGTTTAAAGGGAAGAAAGCAACAACTTCTACGTTAGTAATGCGTGCGAGAAGTGGAACTGTTCGTTTCATTGATGGAACTCATAGTTTGCAGAAAAAACCGGATCTCGTAATCAAGCCATAA
- the rpoE gene encoding DNA-directed RNA polymerase subunit delta, which translates to MSLQQLTHDEIDHLSMIELGVKILKEENKAMNYKVIFNKIAELKDFTDEQKQNMMAQFYTDMNVDGRFLTLGSGMWGLKRWYPVEQAEEEITEEPKKKTKKKKKKAEVIDDVDDDLDVTDDEIDDIVSDLGDDLDDDDFEDDLDEDLEDLEDEVDELEADEDVEDENDDDNTR; encoded by the coding sequence GTGAGTTTGCAACAATTAACCCATGATGAGATTGACCATTTATCCATGATTGAGCTAGGAGTAAAAATTCTTAAAGAAGAAAACAAAGCAATGAATTATAAGGTAATATTCAATAAGATTGCTGAGTTGAAAGATTTTACCGATGAGCAAAAACAAAATATGATGGCACAATTCTATACGGATATGAATGTGGATGGTCGTTTTCTTACATTAGGTTCTGGTATGTGGGGATTGAAACGATGGTATCCGGTAGAACAAGCAGAGGAAGAAATTACGGAAGAACCGAAGAAAAAAACGAAGAAGAAAAAGAAGAAAGCAGAAGTCATTGATGACGTGGATGATGACCTGGATGTAACAGATGATGAAATCGATGATATTGTTAGCGATCTAGGTGATGATTTAGATGATGACGATTTTGAAGATGATTTAGATGAAGATTTAGAGGATCTTGAAGATGAAGTCGATGAGCTTGAAGCGGATGAAGATGTAGAAGATGAAAACGATGATGACAATACTCGTTAA
- a CDS encoding thymidine kinase, whose amino-acid sequence MYVMKQNGWVELICGSMFSGKSEELIRRVRRATYAHINVRVYKPAIDDRYDDKAIVSHDGTSTMARPIHDAVEILEDVDNNVEIVGIDEVQFFDNNVVDVIEELADRGIRVIVAGLDLDFRGEPFEPVPKIMALAESVTKLNAICPICGSPASRTQRLIDGKPASYNDPIILVGASESYEPRCRHHHEVPFRPENNFATKSWDALKS is encoded by the coding sequence ATGTATGTAATGAAACAAAATGGCTGGGTAGAATTAATTTGTGGAAGTATGTTTTCTGGGAAATCAGAAGAATTAATTCGTCGTGTACGTCGTGCGACATATGCCCATATTAACGTAAGAGTATATAAACCAGCAATCGATGACCGCTATGATGATAAAGCAATTGTGTCACATGATGGGACTTCCACAATGGCACGCCCAATTCACGATGCTGTAGAAATATTAGAAGATGTGGATAACAATGTAGAAATTGTTGGTATTGATGAAGTACAATTTTTTGATAATAATGTCGTAGATGTAATAGAGGAGCTTGCTGATCGTGGTATTCGCGTAATTGTAGCAGGTCTTGATTTAGATTTTCGTGGAGAACCTTTTGAACCTGTGCCGAAGATTATGGCATTAGCAGAATCCGTAACAAAATTAAATGCAATTTGTCCTATATGTGGTTCACCTGCAAGTCGCACACAACGACTTATTGACGGTAAGCCAGCTTCGTATAACGATCCTATCATTTTGGTTGGTGCTTCTGAATCCTATGAACCAAGATGCAGACATCATCATGAAGTTCCTTTTCGTCCAGAAAATAATTTTGCAACGAAATCTTGGGATGCATTAAAAAGTTAA
- a CDS encoding CTP synthase, which produces MTKYIFVTGGVVSSLGKGITAASLGRLLKNRGLSVTIQKFDPYINVDPGTMSPYQHGEVFVTQDGAETDLDLGHYERFIDINLNKYSNITTGKVYSSVIRKERRGDYLGGTVQVIPHITNEIKDQVFRAGEATGADVVITEIGGTVGDIESLPFLEAIRQIKSDVGRDSVMYVHCTLVPYIKAAGEMKTKPTQHSVKELRSLGIQPDAIVLRTEMAISKDMKEKIALFCDIDDKSVIEMRDADTLYQVPIALQEEKLDQITCNHFGLDCPEADMEEWKGLVNKVRNLSKTTHIGLVGKYVELPDAYLSVVESLKHAGYDYDTDVKIHWINSELLSEEQIKEELSKVDGVLVPGGFGDRGIDGKIEAIRYARENNIPFFGICLGMQLASVEFARNVVGLSQAHSAEINPHTPHPVIDLLPEQKDIEDLGGTLRLGAYPCKLVDGTKAKEAYDGADVIEERHRHRYEFNNVYRDQMAEKGFVFSGTSPDGRLVETIEVKDHPWFVACQFHPEFTSRPTRAQSLFKGFIGASVDYRKG; this is translated from the coding sequence GTGACAAAGTATATCTTCGTTACTGGAGGAGTAGTATCTTCTCTAGGTAAAGGAATAACAGCAGCATCTTTAGGTCGTTTACTGAAAAACCGTGGATTAAGTGTGACTATCCAAAAATTTGATCCATATATTAATGTGGATCCTGGAACAATGAGTCCATATCAACATGGTGAAGTATTTGTAACACAAGATGGAGCGGAAACGGACTTAGACTTAGGTCATTATGAACGCTTTATTGATATTAACTTGAACAAATACAGTAACATTACAACAGGAAAAGTTTATTCAAGCGTTATTCGTAAGGAACGTCGCGGAGATTATCTTGGTGGTACTGTTCAAGTAATTCCTCATATAACGAATGAGATAAAAGATCAAGTGTTTCGAGCAGGTGAAGCAACTGGTGCAGATGTAGTAATTACAGAAATTGGTGGAACAGTTGGGGATATTGAATCTCTTCCATTCCTTGAAGCCATTCGTCAAATAAAAAGTGATGTGGGTCGTGACAGTGTTATGTATGTACATTGTACATTAGTTCCCTATATTAAAGCAGCTGGCGAAATGAAAACTAAACCAACCCAACACAGTGTTAAAGAATTACGTTCACTGGGAATTCAACCAGATGCGATTGTATTACGTACAGAAATGGCGATAAGCAAAGATATGAAAGAAAAGATTGCTTTATTCTGTGATATTGATGATAAATCAGTTATTGAAATGCGTGATGCGGACACACTTTACCAAGTACCAATCGCTCTACAAGAAGAAAAGCTAGATCAAATTACTTGTAATCATTTTGGACTTGATTGTCCAGAAGCGGATATGGAAGAATGGAAAGGTCTTGTGAATAAGGTCCGTAACTTAAGTAAAACAACTCATATAGGACTTGTTGGTAAGTATGTAGAACTTCCAGATGCTTATTTATCTGTTGTAGAGTCTTTAAAACATGCAGGATATGATTATGATACTGATGTGAAGATACATTGGATTAACTCGGAATTACTATCTGAAGAGCAAATTAAAGAGGAACTATCCAAAGTGGACGGTGTATTAGTTCCAGGTGGATTCGGAGATCGAGGTATTGATGGAAAAATTGAAGCGATTCGTTATGCTCGTGAGAACAATATTCCGTTCTTTGGTATATGCTTAGGAATGCAATTAGCTTCTGTAGAATTCGCTCGTAACGTGGTGGGTCTTTCTCAAGCCCATTCAGCGGAAATCAATCCACATACACCGCATCCAGTCATTGATTTACTACCAGAACAAAAGGATATCGAGGATTTAGGTGGTACCCTTCGTTTAGGTGCATATCCTTGTAAACTTGTTGATGGTACAAAAGCGAAAGAGGCATATGATGGTGCAGATGTTATTGAAGAAAGACATCGTCATCGTTATGAATTTAATAATGTATATAGAGATCAAATGGCGGAGAAAGGTTTTGTGTTTTCTGGTACAAGCCCAGATGGTCGTTTAGTGGAAACAATTGAAGTGAAAGACCATCCGTGGTTTGTAGCTTGTCAATTCCATCCAGAATTTACTTCACGCCCAACTCGTGCACAAAGCTTATTTAAAGGGTTTATTGGCGCTTCCGTCGACTATCGTAAAGGTTAA
- a CDS encoding type B 50S ribosomal protein L31, with product MKKDIHPEYKKVVFLDTSTNFKFLSGSTKGSDETIEWEDGNTYPLIKVEISSDSHPFYTGKQKADKVGGRVDRFKKKYNLQ from the coding sequence ATGAAAAAGGATATCCATCCAGAGTACAAAAAAGTAGTATTTCTAGATACTAGTACGAATTTCAAATTCTTAAGTGGTTCTACTAAAGGATCTGACGAAACAATTGAGTGGGAAGATGGAAACACATACCCATTAATTAAAGTGGAAATCAGTTCTGATTCTCACCCGTTCTACACTGGTAAGCAAAAAGCTGACAAAGTTGGCGGACGTGTGGATCGCTTTAAGAAAAAATATAATCTTCAATAA
- the prmC gene encoding peptide chain release factor N(5)-glutamine methyltransferase yields the protein MSEKYFEVLQRASLFLEKAGREPKVAEILLLHHLQISKEQLLMKWRDSIQESSVEAIEKDILTHVETGVPVQHLTKEEHFYGRVFEVNQHVLIPRPETEELVQQVIQQAKTMEQPITIVDVGTGSGVIAITLALELPGSRVFATDISEKALAVAKRNAQAMKADVTFLEGNFLEPFLDINQTADIIVSNPPYIPWSQSEELQDTVKNFDPELALFAENNGLAAYHAILRQMKTMKLSDQSILAFEIGFDQSEAITNMIRQNLPSREVFTVKDINDKDRILLAYVIRG from the coding sequence ATGAGCGAGAAATATTTTGAAGTCCTTCAACGGGCTTCTCTTTTTTTAGAAAAGGCTGGGCGCGAACCAAAAGTTGCAGAGATACTCCTATTACATCATTTACAAATATCAAAAGAGCAATTGTTAATGAAATGGAGAGATTCCATTCAAGAAAGTAGCGTTGAAGCAATTGAGAAAGATATTCTTACCCATGTAGAGACTGGTGTTCCAGTTCAACATTTAACCAAAGAAGAACATTTTTATGGTCGCGTATTCGAGGTTAATCAGCATGTATTAATTCCTCGTCCGGAAACAGAAGAGTTAGTCCAACAAGTAATCCAACAAGCCAAGACAATGGAGCAACCAATAACCATTGTTGATGTTGGAACGGGTAGCGGAGTTATTGCAATAACATTAGCACTTGAGCTTCCAGGCTCACGCGTTTTTGCGACGGATATTTCAGAAAAAGCATTAGCTGTTGCCAAAAGAAATGCTCAAGCGATGAAGGCGGACGTAACTTTCCTGGAAGGGAACTTTCTAGAGCCATTTTTAGATATAAATCAAACAGCAGATATCATTGTTTCCAATCCACCCTATATACCTTGGTCACAATCTGAAGAGTTACAAGATACCGTTAAAAATTTTGACCCTGAATTAGCATTATTTGCAGAGAATAATGGCTTAGCAGCCTATCATGCTATTTTAAGACAAATGAAGACGATGAAATTATCTGATCAATCTATCTTAGCTTTTGAAATCGGATTTGATCAGTCAGAAGCAATTACCAATATGATTAGACAGAACCTACCTTCAAGAGAAGTATTTACGGTAAAAGATATAAATGACAAAGACCGAATTCTGTTAGCTTATGTTATAAGAGGTTAA
- the prfA gene encoding peptide chain release factor 1: protein MLDRLQSLEDRYNKLNEMLSDPEVINDSKKLREYSKEQSGLEDVVQAYREYKEVTEQLNDAKEMMEDKLDDEMYEMVKAEIAELNGRKEELESSMKILLLPKDPNDDKNVFMEIRGAAGGDEAALFAGDLYRMYSRYAEHQGWKIDVMEASSTGVGGYKEVIFMINGSDVYSKLKYENGAHRVQRVPETESGGRIHTSTATVAVLPEAEEVEVEVHDKDIRVDTFASSGPGGQSVNTTMSAVRLTHVPTGIVVSIQDEKSQIKNKEKAMKVLRARIYDKFQQEAQAEYDENRKSAVGSGDRSERIRTYNFPQNRVTDHRIGLTIQKLDQIMQGKLDEFIDALVMEEQTNKLEQIGE, encoded by the coding sequence ATGTTAGATCGTTTGCAATCGTTAGAGGACAGATATAATAAATTAAATGAAATGCTTAGTGACCCAGAGGTTATTAACGATTCTAAAAAACTTCGTGAGTACTCGAAAGAACAATCTGGCTTAGAAGATGTCGTTCAAGCTTATCGTGAGTATAAAGAAGTAACAGAACAATTAAATGATGCAAAAGAAATGATGGAAGATAAATTAGACGATGAAATGTATGAAATGGTGAAAGCAGAAATCGCTGAACTAAATGGACGAAAAGAAGAGCTAGAGTCCAGTATGAAGATTCTTCTTTTACCTAAAGATCCTAATGATGATAAGAACGTATTTATGGAAATACGTGGTGCAGCTGGAGGAGATGAAGCTGCTTTATTTGCGGGTGATTTATACCGCATGTATTCTCGATATGCAGAACACCAGGGGTGGAAAATTGACGTCATGGAAGCAAGTTCCACAGGTGTAGGCGGCTATAAAGAGGTCATCTTTATGATTAATGGATCCGATGTTTATTCGAAATTAAAATATGAAAATGGGGCTCATCGAGTTCAACGGGTACCAGAAACAGAATCTGGAGGACGTATACATACTTCAACAGCAACTGTAGCTGTGCTTCCAGAAGCAGAAGAGGTAGAAGTAGAAGTTCATGATAAGGATATCCGTGTAGATACATTTGCATCCAGTGGTCCAGGAGGACAAAGTGTAAATACAACGATGTCTGCTGTTAGACTTACGCATGTTCCAACTGGAATTGTAGTATCCATCCAAGATGAGAAATCCCAAATTAAAAATAAAGAAAAAGCAATGAAAGTATTACGTGCACGTATCTATGATAAATTTCAACAAGAAGCACAAGCGGAGTATGATGAAAATCGTAAATCTGCGGTTGGTTCAGGCGACCGTTCTGAACGAATTCGTACGTATAATTTCCCGCAAAATCGTGTAACGGATCACCGAATTGGCTTAACGATTCAAAAATTGGATCAAATTATGCAAGGGAAGTTAGATGAATTTATTGATGCTTTAGTAATGGAAGAACAAACGAATAAATTAGAGCAGATAGGTGAGTAA
- the fsa gene encoding fructose-6-phosphate aldolase, translating into MKFFIDTANIDDIRAANSLGILAGVTTNPSLVAKEGVSFHDRLREITKEVSGSVSAEVISEDAEGMIEEGKELAAIAPNITVKVPMTLEGLKAVKVFSELNIKTNVTLIFNANQALLAARAGATYVSPFLGRLDDIGQDGMTLISAIAEIFDRHSVSTEIIAASIRHPLHVTDAALNGAHIATIPYKVLEQLVKHPLTDQGIQKFLDDWNSQK; encoded by the coding sequence ATGAAATTTTTTATTGATACAGCTAATATTGATGATATTCGAGCTGCGAATTCATTAGGTATACTAGCAGGTGTAACAACAAACCCGAGCTTAGTGGCTAAAGAAGGAGTTTCTTTCCACGATCGTTTACGTGAAATTACAAAAGAAGTATCTGGCTCTGTGAGTGCAGAAGTTATTTCTGAAGATGCAGAAGGCATGATAGAAGAAGGAAAAGAGTTAGCAGCTATTGCTCCTAACATTACAGTAAAAGTTCCAATGACATTAGAAGGCTTAAAAGCCGTTAAAGTTTTTAGTGAGTTAAATATCAAAACAAATGTAACACTTATTTTTAATGCGAATCAAGCGCTACTTGCAGCACGTGCTGGTGCGACATATGTATCTCCGTTTTTAGGCCGTTTAGATGATATTGGACAAGATGGCATGACTCTAATTTCTGCCATTGCTGAAATTTTTGATAGACACAGTGTGTCCACAGAAATTATTGCAGCATCTATACGCCATCCACTTCATGTAACCGATGCTGCACTTAATGGTGCACATATTGCGACTATTCCTTACAAAGTATTGGAACAACTTGTGAAGCACCCACTTACAGATCAAGGTATCCAAAAATTCCTAGATGATTGGAATAGCCAAAAATAA
- a CDS encoding response regulator, which translates to MGNSILVVDDQPGIRLLLSEVLSNKGYTVTLAETGKDAIDKLGEKLYDLVILDYKLPVLDGKEVIKQMDSSKYNTKIVVMSGMAESIQEEIAEYKVEKLISKPFNLNDLCSDVEGILED; encoded by the coding sequence ATGGGGAATTCAATTTTAGTAGTAGATGATCAACCAGGTATCAGATTGTTATTAAGTGAAGTGCTATCAAATAAAGGGTATACAGTAACCCTTGCAGAAACTGGAAAAGATGCAATCGATAAGCTAGGTGAAAAATTATATGATTTAGTGATTTTAGATTATAAGCTTCCTGTGTTGGATGGTAAGGAGGTAATTAAGCAAATGGACTCTTCCAAATACAATACAAAGATTGTTGTTATGAGTGGAATGGCCGAAAGTATTCAAGAAGAAATAGCAGAATATAAAGTTGAAAAATTGATATCAAAACCGTTTAATTTAAATGATTTGTGCTCCGATGTAGAAGGTATATTAGAAGATTAA
- a CDS encoding UDP-N-acetylglucosamine 1-carboxyvinyltransferase, whose product MQKLLIEGGHDLTGQVRISGAKNSAVALLPAAILADSAVTIEGLPEISDVDTLGDLLEEIGGSVSRDGQDITIHPEKMMAMPLPNGKVKKLRASYYFMGAMLGKFNKAVIGLPGGCFLGPRPIDQHIKGFEALGAEVTNEQGAIYLRANELRGARIYLDVVSVGATINIMLAAVKAKGRTTIENAAKEPEIIDVATLLTNMGAKIKGVGTDVIRIDGVPSLHGCRHTIIPDRIEAGTYAIAAAAKGKEVIIDNVIPQHLESLIAKLREMDVTIEESDEQLYIARNRPLKSVDIKTLVYPGFPTDLQQPFTSLLTQATHSGVITDTIYSARLKHIDELRRMNAVIKVEGGSVIVSGPVQLEGARVKASDLRAGASLIIAGLLADGITEITGLDHIDRGYERLTEKLSSLGANIWREEMTDIEIMQDQNM is encoded by the coding sequence ATGCAAAAATTATTAATTGAAGGTGGTCATGATCTAACTGGCCAAGTTCGAATTAGTGGAGCCAAGAACAGTGCGGTTGCTTTACTTCCTGCTGCAATATTGGCGGATTCAGCCGTGACGATTGAAGGATTACCAGAAATTTCTGATGTAGATACATTAGGGGATTTGCTTGAAGAAATTGGAGGTAGTGTATCTAGAGATGGACAAGATATCACTATTCATCCTGAGAAGATGATGGCAATGCCTTTACCAAACGGCAAGGTTAAAAAACTTCGTGCATCCTATTATTTTATGGGGGCAATGCTTGGTAAATTTAACAAAGCAGTAATTGGTTTACCTGGAGGATGTTTTTTAGGACCACGCCCAATAGATCAACATATCAAGGGTTTTGAAGCGCTGGGTGCAGAGGTTACTAATGAACAAGGTGCAATTTACTTGCGAGCAAACGAATTGCGTGGAGCGCGTATCTATCTTGACGTTGTTAGTGTTGGTGCAACGATAAATATTATGTTGGCAGCAGTAAAAGCAAAGGGAAGAACTACCATTGAGAATGCTGCTAAAGAGCCAGAAATTATCGATGTAGCAACACTACTGACGAATATGGGAGCAAAAATTAAAGGTGTAGGTACCGACGTGATACGTATTGATGGAGTTCCTTCTTTACATGGTTGCCGTCATACGATTATTCCTGATCGAATAGAAGCTGGTACGTATGCAATTGCTGCAGCAGCGAAAGGGAAGGAAGTAATTATTGATAATGTGATTCCACAGCATTTAGAATCACTAATTGCAAAACTTCGTGAAATGGATGTAACCATTGAAGAAAGTGATGAACAATTATATATTGCACGAAACCGACCACTAAAGAGTGTGGATATTAAAACGTTAGTATACCCTGGGTTTCCAACAGATTTACAACAACCATTTACTTCTTTACTAACACAAGCGACCCATTCTGGTGTAATTACAGATACAATTTATTCTGCTAGACTAAAACATATTGATGAATTACGTAGGATGAATGCCGTAATTAAAGTTGAAGGCGGGTCGGTGATCGTTTCCGGTCCTGTTCAATTAGAAGGTGCACGTGTAAAAGCAAGTGATCTTCGTGCAGGAGCATCTCTGATTATTGCTGGTCTGTTAGCTGATGGTATTACTGAAATAACTGGACTGGATCATATAGATAGAGGATATGAAAGATTAACAGAGAAATTATCTTCATTAGGCGCGAATATTTGGCGTGAAGAAATGACAGATATAGAAATAATGCAAGATCAAAATATGTAA
- the fba gene encoding class II fructose-1,6-bisphosphate aldolase, with product MPLVSMKEMLEKGKENGYAVGQFNINNLEYVQAILQAAEEEKSPVILGVSEGAGKYMGGFNVVVAMVKSLMDSYGTTVPVAIHLDHGSSFQKCAEAIHAGFTSVMIDGSHSPIEENIAVTGKVVELAQIHGVSVEAEVGTVGGEEDGVIGGIMYADLEECQRLVKEAEIDCLAPALGSVHGEYQGEPNLGFKEMEEILNAVNVPLVLHGGTGIPTKDIQKAISLGTAKINVNTENQLAQTRAVRKTLEEKPNLYDPRKYLGPGTAAIKETVKGKMREFGSSNQA from the coding sequence ATGCCTTTAGTATCAATGAAGGAAATGCTCGAAAAAGGTAAAGAGAATGGCTATGCGGTAGGTCAGTTTAATATAAACAATCTAGAGTATGTACAAGCTATTCTTCAAGCTGCGGAAGAAGAGAAGTCACCAGTTATTCTTGGTGTTTCTGAAGGAGCTGGAAAATATATGGGTGGTTTCAACGTAGTCGTTGCTATGGTGAAATCATTAATGGATTCTTATGGTACAACTGTACCGGTTGCGATTCATTTAGATCATGGATCTAGCTTCCAAAAATGTGCAGAAGCAATCCATGCTGGTTTTACTTCTGTTATGATAGATGGATCTCATTCTCCAATCGAAGAAAATATCGCCGTTACAGGAAAAGTTGTTGAATTAGCGCAAATCCACGGTGTATCTGTTGAGGCAGAAGTTGGAACTGTTGGTGGGGAAGAAGATGGAGTAATCGGCGGAATTATGTATGCTGATTTAGAAGAGTGTCAACGTCTTGTTAAAGAAGCTGAAATAGATTGCTTAGCTCCAGCACTAGGTTCCGTTCATGGAGAATATCAAGGAGAACCAAATCTAGGATTTAAAGAAATGGAAGAAATTTTAAACGCAGTTAATGTACCTTTAGTACTTCATGGTGGTACAGGAATTCCAACAAAGGATATTCAAAAAGCTATCTCTTTAGGAACTGCTAAAATTAATGTAAATACTGAAAATCAATTAGCTCAAACAAGAGCAGTAAGAAAGACATTAGAAGAAAAACCAAATCTTTATGACCCTCGTAAGTACTTAGGGCCAGGAACTGCAGCAATTAAAGAAACCGTAAAAGGTAAAATGCGTGAATTTGGTTCTTCTAACCAAGCATAA
- the rho gene encoding transcription termination factor Rho, which yields METLTISNLETMTLKEIYALAKEYKVSYYAKLTKKELIFAILKAQAEKDGFLFMDGILEIIPSEGFGFLRPINYSPSAEDIYISASQIRRFDLRNGDKVSGKVRPPKENERYYGLLHVDAVNDEDPDSSKERVHFPALTALYPNRTIQLETKTHQLSTRIMDLMTPVGFGQRGLIVAPPKAGKTMLIKEIANSISKNHPHAKLIILLVDERPEEVTDIERSVSADVDVVSSTFDEVPESHIKVSELVLERAMRLVEHKRDVIVLMDSITRLARAYNLVIPPSGRTLSGGIDPAAFHRPKRFFGAARNIEEGGSFTILATALVDTGSRMDDVIYEEFKGTGNMELHLDRHLADRRIFPAIDIMRSGTRKEELLVGKSHLDKMWAIRKTMQDSHDFLDRFLKRLKQSKSNEEFLQLMEEEMKRKGISR from the coding sequence GTGGAAACATTAACAATCTCTAATTTAGAGACAATGACATTAAAGGAAATTTATGCGTTGGCGAAGGAATATAAAGTTTCTTATTATGCTAAGCTGACAAAAAAAGAACTAATCTTTGCTATTTTAAAAGCCCAAGCGGAAAAAGATGGATTTCTATTTATGGATGGTATCCTTGAAATTATACCTTCGGAAGGTTTTGGTTTTCTACGTCCAATTAATTATTCTCCAAGTGCAGAAGATATCTATATTTCAGCTTCCCAAATACGTCGATTTGATTTAAGAAACGGTGATAAAGTTTCTGGTAAGGTACGTCCTCCTAAAGAAAATGAAAGATACTATGGATTACTTCATGTCGATGCAGTTAATGATGAAGATCCTGATTCTTCCAAAGAACGAGTTCATTTCCCTGCATTAACAGCCTTATATCCAAATCGTACGATACAACTCGAGACAAAAACACATCAATTATCTACTCGAATTATGGACTTGATGACTCCAGTTGGTTTTGGACAACGTGGATTAATTGTTGCTCCACCAAAAGCTGGTAAGACAATGTTAATTAAAGAAATTGCGAACAGCATCTCTAAAAATCATCCTCACGCTAAACTAATTATTTTATTAGTAGATGAGCGACCGGAAGAAGTGACAGATATTGAACGCTCTGTGTCAGCGGATGTTGACGTTGTTAGCTCGACATTTGATGAAGTTCCGGAGAGTCACATAAAGGTTTCGGAATTGGTATTAGAACGTGCAATGCGTTTAGTTGAACATAAACGTGATGTTATTGTACTTATGGATAGTATTACTCGACTAGCAAGAGCATATAACCTAGTGATTCCTCCAAGTGGGCGAACACTTTCTGGCGGTATTGACCCAGCAGCATTTCATCGTCCAAAACGTTTCTTTGGCGCTGCACGTAATATCGAAGAGGGTGGTAGTTTTACAATTCTGGCAACTGCTCTCGTTGATACTGGATCTCGCATGGATGATGTTATCTATGAAGAATTTAAAGGTACAGGGAATATGGAGTTGCATCTTGATCGTCATCTTGCCGATCGACGTATATTCCCAGCAATAGATATTATGCGTTCGGGTACACGTAAAGAAGAGTTGTTAGTTGGAAAAAGCCATCTCGATAAAATGTGGGCTATTCGTAAAACAATGCAGGATTCCCATGATTTCTTAGATCGTTTCTTAAAACGACTAAAACAATCGAAAAGTAATGAAGAATTCCTCCAATTAATGGAAGAAGAAATGAAAAGAAAAGGAATTTCTCGATAG